One part of the Lycorma delicatula isolate Av1 chromosome 7, ASM4794821v1, whole genome shotgun sequence genome encodes these proteins:
- the RpS30 gene encoding ribosomal protein S30 — MHLEVRGQSAHTIECDGCETIADIKQRVSVLENIPCDLLSLYNCGKPLTEDLQVCSLANFSIDVTVPLLGGKVHGSLARAGKVKGQTPKVEKVEKKKKKTGRAKRRIQYNRRFVNVVQTFGRKRGPNANS, encoded by the exons ATGCATCTCGAAGTTAGAGGACAGAGTGCTCATACTATTGAGTGTGATGGATGTGAAACCATTGCTGATATTAag caAAGGGTATCAGTTTTGGAAAATATACCTTGTGATTTATTAAGTCTGTACAATTGTGGAAAACCATTAACTGAAGATTTGCAAGTTTGTTCTTTGGCCAATTTTAGCATTGATGTTACTGTACCATTGCTTGGag GTAAAGTACATGGTTCTTTGGCTCGGGCTGGGAAAGTAAAAGGACAGACACCTAag gttgaaaaagtagaaaaaaagaaaaagaagacagGTCGTGCCAAGCGTCGCATCCAATACAACAGAAGATTTGTAAATGTTGTTCAAACCTTTGGACGTAAACGTGGACCCAATGccaattcataa